One Buteo buteo chromosome 4, bButBut1.hap1.1, whole genome shotgun sequence DNA segment encodes these proteins:
- the CLEC4G gene encoding C-type lectin domain family 4 member G isoform X2 — MTPVGDFRPASPDSFEDDYDDVSLSEMDRGHKTPVTDEDLQSQRSKGGTGVYILAGKPASPNPSQKGHSDPRGGRGQSRRVTSVAILYVLVALSFAAWVLLFALAMVKQMEIMAELKLLRLNYSENQANVRQELSEMQREQMRMRTGMHKYYEELQDITALICRSVLDNKKCSAGWKIFEKSCYSFSTETMSWLDAKEICADQGAHLVIINSEQEQKFLKDNINSSSTYWLGVTDQLEEGTWVWTNGEQTSISYWNTWSENKDKDQKDCGSIGPGGIWNDDRCSHTNHWICEKSWNC, encoded by the exons caTCCCCAGACAGCTTCGAGGACGATTATGACGATGTGTCCCTGTCAGAGATGGATCGTGGCCACAAGACACCAGTGACTGATGAAGatctgcagagccagaggagcAAAGGAGGGACAG GGGTTTACATCCTTGCGGGGAAACCGGCGTCTCCAAATCCTTCCCAAAAAG GTCACTCGGACCCCAGAGGTGGCAGGGGACAGAGCCGCAGGGTGACGTCGGTGGCCATCCTCTACGTCCTGGTAGCACTGAGCTTTGCTGCGTGGGTGCTGCTTTTTGCACTGGCCATGGTGAAGC agatgGAAATCATGGCGGAATTAAAGCTCTTGAGGTTAAACTACTCGGAGAATCAAGCCAACG TGCGGCAGGAGCTGTCAGAGATGCAAAGGGAACAGATGCGGATGCGGACTGGGATGCACAAATACTACGAGGAATTGCAGGACATCACAG CGCTGATCTGCAGATCCGTCCTGGACAACAAGAAGTGCTCGGCCGGCTGGAAGATCTTTGAGAAAAGCTGCTACTCCTTCTCGACAGAGACGATGAGTTGGCTGGACGCAAAGGAGATCTGCGCCGACCAAGGTGCTCACCTGGTCATCATCAACTCGGAGCAGGAGCAG aAGTTCCTGAAGGACAAtattaacagcagcagcacgtaCTGGCTGGGAGTGACGGATCAGTTGGAGGAAGGCACCTGGGTCTGGACTAATGGTGAACAAACAAGTATTAG ctACTGGAACACGTGGTCGGAGAACAAAGACAAGGACCAGAAGGACTGCGGCAGCATCGGACCTGGCGGCATCTGGAACGACGACAGATGCTCCCACACCAACCACTGGATTTGTGAAAAGTCCTGGAACTGCTGA
- the LOC142030582 gene encoding adhesion G protein-coupled receptor E3-like, which yields MGCPLLATCVWVLCHLLSHLPPTKGDQTVSCGPHFCSINSCCLGHHQVGDQGESWVCGCPPGMTPTPQNSSTISCRESGPKPKSTCTIPSLEEARKACRDNKTPLEATRCAHLQATQEHLNAACTHATEKNLQAVQEQIKRVTQNYSTALAMDLLLQSTEAVVLQMALKGLGSSTQKFNTSTVEATVEVVRDNCPQTTLVLAVGEENLTISCREVVSHTQAGKHVVAFIVYKELLSSVTELHQGKLNSHVVSGTVGKTGVTFDTTFNITLQHSTQALQVGDEPRCMSWQLMGTKGHWTPSGCARVGGDNLHSICACNHFSAFAILMAIHPITDSFALTVVTYVGMSVSLVCLFLAIVTFLLCHSLWSVSITLHLQLSICLFAANLLFLVAVPHTANRLACAITAGFLHYLFLACFAWMFLEGLHLFLTVRNLRVLNYTSANRFRKRYIYPVGYGVPAIVVAVSAAVHPDGYGTERYCWLSTEGGFLWSFLGPVCVIILVNLLFFLTTLWTLRDKLSSLNADVTALKNTRLMTFKALAHICILGCTWGLGFLQAQGDNIAVPFIFTIVNSLQGAFIFLVHCVLNRQVTEQYQRWFRALGRRAHPQEMPTTEIHVTYVMEGERPQSHSTEGCTWEK from the exons ATGGGGTGCCCCCTCCTTGCCACCTGCGTCTGGG TGCTGTGTCACCTCCTGAGCCACCTGCCCCCCACCAAGGGTGACCAGACAG TGTCCTGTGGTCCCCACTTCTGCTCCATcaacagctgctgcctgggtCATCACCAAGTGGGGGACCAGGGGGAATCCTGGGTTTGTGGGTGCCCCCCTGGCAtgacccccaccccccaaaactcTTCAACCATCTCCTGCCGGG AGTCTGGTCCCAAACCGAAGTCCACCTGTACCATCCCCAGTCTAGAGGAAGCCAGGAAGGCGTGCAGGGACAACaag ACCCCGCTGGAGGCCACCCGCTGCGCCCATCTGCAGGCCACCCAGGAGCACCTGAACGCTGCCTGCACCCACGCCACGGAGAAGAACCTGCAG gccgTGCAGGAGCAGATAAAGAGAGTCACGCAAAACTACTCCACCGCCCTAGccatggacctgctgctgcagagcaccgAAGCTGTGGTGCTGCAGATGGCCCTCAAAGGCCTTGGCTCCAGCACCCAAAAATTCAACACCTCCACCGTGG AGGCCACAGTGGAGGTGGTGCGTGACAACTGCCCCCAGACCACGCTGGTGCTGGCGGTGGGTGAGGAGAACCTGACCATCAGCTGCCGTGAGGTGGTGAGCCATACCCAGGCAG GCAAGCACGTGGTGGCCTTCATCGTCTACAAGGAGTTGCTGAGCAGCGTCACGGAGCTGCACCAGGGAAAGCTCAACTCCCACGTAGTCAGCGGCACCGTGGGGAAAACTGGTGTCACCTTCGATACCACCTTCAACatcaccctgcagcacagcacg CAGGCGCTCCAGGTGGGTGACGAGCCACGCTGCATGTCCTGGCAGCTGATGGGCACCAAAGGCCACTGGACGCCCTCAGGCTGCGCCCGTGTCGGGGGTGACAACCTCCACTCCATCTGCGCCTGCAACCACTTCTCCGCCTTCGCCATCCTCATGGCCATCCACCCCATCACG GACAGCTTCGCGCTGACGGTGGTGACCTACGTGGGGATGTCGGTGTCGCTGGTCTGCCTCTTCCTCGCCATCGTCACCTTCCTCCTGTGCCACTCACTCTGGAGTGTCAGCATCACCCTCCACCTGCAGCTCAGCATCTGCCTCTTTGCTGCcaacctcctcttcctcgtgGCCGTGCCCCACACTGCTAATAGG CTGGCGTGCGCCATCACGGCAGGCTTTCTCCATTACCTCTTCCTTGCCTGCTTCGCCTGGATGTTCCTGGAGGGTTTGCATCTCTTCCTCACTGTCAGGAACCTGCGTGTCCTCAACTACACCAGTGCCAATCGCTTCAGGAAAAGATACATCTACCCCGTGGGCTACGGCGTGCCGGCCATCGTGGTGGCCGTCTCTGCCGCCGTCCATCCTGATGGCTACGGCACCGAGCGCTA CTGCTGGTTGAGCACGGAGGGAGGCTTCCTCTGGAGTTTCCTCGGCCCTGTCTGTGTCATCATCCTG gttaatttgctattttttctcaCCACCCTCTGGACGCTGCGGGACAAACTCTCCTCCCTCAATGCTGATGTCACAGCTCTAAAAAACACCCG GCTGATGACGTTCAAGGCGCTGGCGCACAtctgtatcctgggctgcacgTGGGGTCTGGGCTTCCTGCAGGCACAGGGTGACAATATAGCAGTGCCCTTCATCTTCACCATCGTCAACAGCCTGCAGGGAGCCTTCATCTTCCTTGTGCACTGCGTCCTCAACCGGCAG GTGACGGAGCAGTACCAGCGCTGGTTTAGGGCGCTGGGGCGAAGAGCACACCCCCAGGAGATGCCCACCACGGAGATACATGTCACCTATGTCATG GAAGGGGAAAGGCCGCAGAGCCACAGCACTGAGGGCTGCACGTGGGAGAAGTGA